From one Rhodamnia argentea isolate NSW1041297 chromosome 1, ASM2092103v1, whole genome shotgun sequence genomic stretch:
- the LOC115743356 gene encoding calmodulin calcium-dependent NAD kinase-like isoform X1 — MHRGITLAHILTASLVGLAAAVASSRPWQRSRPTEPAKGPHPHHRRVIARLDRTESGHLAKLESFSDYVARQLGFEDGRECPRLSKLAIDYLKRTEGCEEDICGFFAGEQDAESLCEKLMDEFERCILSYFAFHWSQASAMISQVLSAESETRTKLKDFVLAATRKQRFERVARDLKVTRALSTMVEQMKLIGGPVRKGDESTDVMMPVAHSQRSPVLLLIGGGAGAGKSTLIKDILQQPLWVEAASNAVVVEIDAFKETDVIYKALNSKGLHNDMLHTAELVHQSSADAASSLLVTALNEGRDVILDSTLSWEPFVEQTVAMARNVHRHRYRMGVGYKVAANGTVIENYWDQVEEREQDEPNPHRKPYRIELLGIVCDPYLAVVRGIRRAIIAGRAVRVNTQLKSHKRFADAFRRYCNLTDSARLYCTNTMGGSPALIAWKDGDSKLPVNPEEIECLATISKLNPNAESVDELYPVPSPIHEPGSVWNDFVHSPSRPTTLSELRTAVKKVENQEI; from the exons ATGCACCGCGGGATCACCCTCGCCCATATTCTCACCGCCTCCCTCGTGGGGCTCGCCGCTGCCGTGGCAAGCAGCCGCCCGTGGCAGCGAAGCCGCCCTACTGAACCGGCAAAGGGTCCTCATCCTCACCACCGTCGTGTCATCGCACGTCTAGATCGGACTGAATCGGGCCACCTCGCCAAGCTCGAGAGCTTCTCCGACTACGTTG CTAGGCAACTGGGATTTGAAGATGGGAGGGAGTGTCCGCGGCTGAGCAAGCTGGCGATTGACTACTTGAAGAGGACCGAAGGGTGTGAAGAGGACATCTGCGGGTTCTTTGCCGGCGAACAAGACGCGGAGTCGCTGTGCGAGAAGCTCATGGATGAGTTCGAGCGATGCATCCTCAGTTACTTTGCGTTCCATTGGAGCCAGGCCTCTGCTATGATCAGTCAG GTGCTGAGTGCTGAGTCTGAAACTAGGACGAAGCTCAAGGACTTTGTGTTGGCCGCTACAAG GAAACAGAGATTTGAGAGGGTGGCCAGGGACCTAAAAGTGACAAGGGCGCTAAGTACCATGGTAGAACAGATGAAGCTGATCGGAGGGCCCGTGCGCAAGGGCGACGAGTCGACCGACGTGATGATGCCGGTGGCTCACAGCCAGAGAAGCCCAGTCCTCTTGCTCATTGGCGGAGGCGCCGGAGCCGGAAAGAGCACTCTCATCAAAGACATTCTTCAGCA GCCACTCTGGGTTGAAGCAGCAAGCAATGCCGTGGTAGTGGAGATTGATGCATTCAAGGAGACAGATGTTATATACAAGGCACTCAATTCAAAGGGTCTTCACAATGACATGCTTCATACCGCTGAATTG GTTCACCAGTCATCTGCCGATGCAGCATCCTCACTTCTGGTGACTGCACTCAATGAAGGAAGAGACGTGATCCTGGACAGCACACTCTCATGGGAGCCCTTCGTCGAGCAGACAGTCGCGATGGCTCGGAATGTCCACAGACATCGTTACAGAATGGGGGTCGGGTATAAGGTGGCCGCCAACGGCACTGTCATCGAGAACTATTGGGACCAAGTTGAGGAACGTGAACAAGACGAACCAAATCCCCACAGAAAGCCATACCGAATCGAGCTGTTGGGAATTGTGTGCGATCCTTATCTCGCTGTGGTGAGAGGCATTAG GAGAGCCATAATCGCCGGAAGAGCTGTAAGAGTGAATACACAACTCAAATCCCACAAGAGATTCGCAGACGCATTTCGGAGGTATTGCAATCTCACGGACAGTGCCAGGCTCTATTGTACCAACACCATGGGCGGCTCACCTGCG TTGATAGCATGGAAAGATGGGGACAGCAAGCTGCCTGTCAATCCGGAAGAGATTGAGTGTTTGGCCACCATAAGCAAATTGAATCCGAACGCAGAGTCCGTAGACGAACTTTACCCGGTTCCGAGCCCGATCCACGAACCCGGGTCGGTTTGGAATGATTTTGTTCACTCCCCGTCGAGGCCAACCACCCTTTCGGAGCTGAGGACTGCGGTCAAGAAAGTTGAAAACCAGGAAATTTGA
- the LOC115743356 gene encoding calmodulin calcium-dependent NAD kinase-like isoform X2 codes for MHRGITLAPTEPAKGPHPHHRRVIARLDRTESGHLAKLESFSDYVARQLGFEDGRECPRLSKLAIDYLKRTEGCEEDICGFFAGEQDAESLCEKLMDEFERCILSYFAFHWSQASAMISQVLSAESETRTKLKDFVLAATRKQRFERVARDLKVTRALSTMVEQMKLIGGPVRKGDESTDVMMPVAHSQRSPVLLLIGGGAGAGKSTLIKDILQQPLWVEAASNAVVVEIDAFKETDVIYKALNSKGLHNDMLHTAELVHQSSADAASSLLVTALNEGRDVILDSTLSWEPFVEQTVAMARNVHRHRYRMGVGYKVAANGTVIENYWDQVEEREQDEPNPHRKPYRIELLGIVCDPYLAVVRGIRRAIIAGRAVRVNTQLKSHKRFADAFRRYCNLTDSARLYCTNTMGGSPALIAWKDGDSKLPVNPEEIECLATISKLNPNAESVDELYPVPSPIHEPGSVWNDFVHSPSRPTTLSELRTAVKKVENQEI; via the exons ATGCACCGCGGGATCACCCTCGC CCCTACTGAACCGGCAAAGGGTCCTCATCCTCACCACCGTCGTGTCATCGCACGTCTAGATCGGACTGAATCGGGCCACCTCGCCAAGCTCGAGAGCTTCTCCGACTACGTTG CTAGGCAACTGGGATTTGAAGATGGGAGGGAGTGTCCGCGGCTGAGCAAGCTGGCGATTGACTACTTGAAGAGGACCGAAGGGTGTGAAGAGGACATCTGCGGGTTCTTTGCCGGCGAACAAGACGCGGAGTCGCTGTGCGAGAAGCTCATGGATGAGTTCGAGCGATGCATCCTCAGTTACTTTGCGTTCCATTGGAGCCAGGCCTCTGCTATGATCAGTCAG GTGCTGAGTGCTGAGTCTGAAACTAGGACGAAGCTCAAGGACTTTGTGTTGGCCGCTACAAG GAAACAGAGATTTGAGAGGGTGGCCAGGGACCTAAAAGTGACAAGGGCGCTAAGTACCATGGTAGAACAGATGAAGCTGATCGGAGGGCCCGTGCGCAAGGGCGACGAGTCGACCGACGTGATGATGCCGGTGGCTCACAGCCAGAGAAGCCCAGTCCTCTTGCTCATTGGCGGAGGCGCCGGAGCCGGAAAGAGCACTCTCATCAAAGACATTCTTCAGCA GCCACTCTGGGTTGAAGCAGCAAGCAATGCCGTGGTAGTGGAGATTGATGCATTCAAGGAGACAGATGTTATATACAAGGCACTCAATTCAAAGGGTCTTCACAATGACATGCTTCATACCGCTGAATTG GTTCACCAGTCATCTGCCGATGCAGCATCCTCACTTCTGGTGACTGCACTCAATGAAGGAAGAGACGTGATCCTGGACAGCACACTCTCATGGGAGCCCTTCGTCGAGCAGACAGTCGCGATGGCTCGGAATGTCCACAGACATCGTTACAGAATGGGGGTCGGGTATAAGGTGGCCGCCAACGGCACTGTCATCGAGAACTATTGGGACCAAGTTGAGGAACGTGAACAAGACGAACCAAATCCCCACAGAAAGCCATACCGAATCGAGCTGTTGGGAATTGTGTGCGATCCTTATCTCGCTGTGGTGAGAGGCATTAG GAGAGCCATAATCGCCGGAAGAGCTGTAAGAGTGAATACACAACTCAAATCCCACAAGAGATTCGCAGACGCATTTCGGAGGTATTGCAATCTCACGGACAGTGCCAGGCTCTATTGTACCAACACCATGGGCGGCTCACCTGCG TTGATAGCATGGAAAGATGGGGACAGCAAGCTGCCTGTCAATCCGGAAGAGATTGAGTGTTTGGCCACCATAAGCAAATTGAATCCGAACGCAGAGTCCGTAGACGAACTTTACCCGGTTCCGAGCCCGATCCACGAACCCGGGTCGGTTTGGAATGATTTTGTTCACTCCCCGTCGAGGCCAACCACCCTTTCGGAGCTGAGGACTGCGGTCAAGAAAGTTGAAAACCAGGAAATTTGA